The proteins below are encoded in one region of Segatella copri:
- the tgt gene encoding tRNA guanosine(34) transglycosylase Tgt, with translation MKFELQVTDKASDARTGIITTDHGQIKTPIFMPVGTVGSVKGVHFEELKKQVMAQIILGNTYHLYLRPGLDVIRAAGGLHKFNGWDRPILTDSGGFQVFSLTGIRKLKEEGCEFRSHIDGSKHFFTPENVMDTERVIGADIMMAFDECPPGQSDYQYAKNSLMLTQRWLDRCIKRFNETEPLYGYQQSLFPIVQGCTFPDLRREAAKYIADKGADGNAIGGLAVGEPTEVMYEMIEVVNEILPKDKPRYLMGVGTPQNILEAIERGVDMFDCVMPTRNGRNAMLFTYQGTMNMRNKKWEKDFSPVDPDGCDIDLVTTKAYLHHLFKAQELLAMQIASIHNLSFYLRLVTDARHHIEQGDFVAWKNSIIDQLGRRI, from the coding sequence ATGAAATTTGAATTACAAGTAACAGATAAAGCAAGCGATGCGCGTACAGGCATCATCACCACCGACCACGGACAGATCAAGACCCCAATCTTCATGCCCGTAGGAACCGTAGGAAGCGTGAAGGGCGTCCACTTCGAGGAACTCAAGAAGCAGGTCATGGCACAGATTATCCTCGGAAACACCTATCACCTCTACCTGCGCCCAGGTCTTGACGTCATCAGGGCAGCAGGCGGCTTGCACAAGTTCAACGGCTGGGACCGTCCTATCCTCACCGATAGCGGCGGCTTCCAGGTATTCTCGCTCACCGGCATCCGCAAGCTCAAGGAAGAAGGCTGCGAGTTCCGCTCCCACATCGACGGCAGCAAGCACTTCTTCACACCGGAGAATGTGATGGACACCGAGCGCGTCATCGGAGCCGACATCATGATGGCCTTCGATGAATGTCCACCGGGACAGAGCGATTACCAGTACGCCAAGAACAGCCTCATGCTCACCCAGCGCTGGCTAGACCGCTGCATCAAGCGGTTCAACGAAACCGAGCCCCTCTACGGCTATCAGCAGAGTCTCTTCCCTATCGTTCAGGGCTGCACCTTCCCGGACCTGCGCCGCGAAGCAGCCAAATACATTGCCGACAAGGGAGCCGACGGAAATGCCATCGGCGGACTTGCCGTAGGAGAGCCTACCGAGGTGATGTATGAGATGATAGAAGTAGTGAACGAAATCCTGCCGAAAGACAAGCCGAGATATCTGATGGGCGTAGGAACCCCGCAGAACATCCTCGAAGCCATCGAGCGCGGCGTAGACATGTTCGACTGCGTAATGCCGACCCGCAACGGCCGCAACGCCATGCTCTTCACCTATCAGGGCACGATGAACATGCGCAACAAGAAGTGGGAGAAAGACTTCAGTCCGGTAGATCCAGACGGCTGCGACATCGACCTCGTAACCACGAAGGCCTACCTCCACCACCTCTTCAAGGCCCAGGAGCTGCTGGCGATGCAGATAGCCAGCATCCACAACCTCTCTTTCTATCTGCGCCTCGTGACCGATGCCCGCCATCATATCGAGCAGGGCGATTTCGTGGCATGGAAGAATTCCATCATCGACCAGCTTGGCCGAAGAATTTAA
- a CDS encoding LptF/LptG family permease, with protein MKDFKKIRKHRRLYRTGRWASRKFGWLIRAVRWLAHKLRFLRIFRFLNPFRYIKKLDWYIIKKFLGYYFFSIALIISIAIVFDFNENLSKFTEHHAPARAIIFDYYANFVPYFANLFSALFVFVAVILFTTKLASNSEIIAILASGVSFKRLLRPYMITCVLLSALSFGLSAYVIPHGTVIRQNFETMYKNKKKNTSAENVQLQVDKGVIAYMQHYDNSMKRGYGFCLDKFQDKKLVSHLTAMDIQYDTISDSKYHWQLSNWKIRKLQGMKEHITSGAQKDTIIMMEPTDLVYSKGQQETFTSPELRDYISKQINRGSGNVVQYEVEYHKRIASSFASFILTIIGVSLSARKRKGGMGAALGVGLALSFGYIMLQTVSATFAIQANFPPVLAAWLPNFLFAIVAYFCYRKAPR; from the coding sequence ATGAAAGATTTTAAGAAAATAAGAAAACACCGCCGGCTCTACCGCACCGGCCGATGGGCTTCCCGCAAGTTCGGGTGGCTCATCAGGGCTGTGCGCTGGCTGGCTCACAAGCTCCGGTTCCTGCGCATATTCAGGTTTCTCAACCCGTTCAGGTACATCAAGAAGCTCGACTGGTACATTATCAAGAAGTTTCTGGGCTACTATTTCTTCTCCATCGCCCTGATCATCTCCATCGCCATCGTCTTCGACTTCAACGAGAACCTGTCAAAATTCACAGAGCACCATGCACCGGCGCGCGCAATCATCTTCGATTACTACGCCAACTTCGTGCCCTATTTTGCCAACCTCTTCAGTGCGCTGTTCGTGTTCGTGGCGGTCATTCTCTTCACCACCAAGCTGGCAAGCAATTCTGAAATCATCGCTATCCTGGCGTCGGGAGTATCCTTCAAGCGTCTCCTCCGCCCATACATGATTACCTGCGTGCTGCTCTCAGCCCTCTCCTTCGGGCTCTCAGCCTACGTCATTCCCCACGGAACCGTTATCAGGCAGAACTTCGAGACGATGTACAAGAACAAGAAGAAGAATACCAGTGCCGAGAATGTACAGTTGCAGGTAGACAAGGGAGTGATTGCCTATATGCAGCATTACGACAACAGCATGAAACGCGGCTACGGATTCTGTCTCGACAAGTTCCAGGACAAGAAACTCGTAAGCCACCTTACAGCGATGGACATCCAGTACGACACCATTTCCGACAGCAAGTATCACTGGCAACTGAGCAACTGGAAAATCCGCAAGCTCCAGGGCATGAAGGAGCATATTACGAGCGGAGCGCAGAAGGACACCATCATCATGATGGAACCTACCGACCTGGTCTATTCCAAGGGTCAGCAGGAAACCTTCACCAGTCCTGAGCTCCGCGATTACATCTCCAAGCAGATCAACCGCGGTTCGGGCAACGTAGTGCAGTACGAGGTAGAATACCACAAGCGCATCGCCTCTTCCTTCGCCTCGTTCATCCTCACCATCATCGGCGTCTCCCTCTCAGCCCGCAAGCGCAAGGGCGGCATGGGAGCAGCATTGGGCGTAGGACTTGCGCTGAGTTTCGGCTACATCATGCTGCAGACGGTTTCTGCCACCTTCGCCATCCAGGCCAATTTCCCGCCTGTTCTGGCAGCGTGGCTTCCAAACTTCCTCTTCGCCATCGTAGCCTACTTCTGCTACCGCAAGGCACCGAGGTAA
- a CDS encoding DEAD/DEAH box helicase: MYFDELDLNDNVLDALYDMRFDTCTPVQEKCIPEILEGHDVLGVAQTGTGKTAAYLLPVLSKLDDGGYPKDAINCVIMSPTRELAQQIDQAMQGFGYYLQGVSSVAVYGGNDGNRYDQELRSLRMGADVVIATPGRLISHISLGNVDLSKVSFFILDEADRMLDMGFSDDIKTIAAKLPKTCQTIMFSATMPEKIEELAKTLLKNPVEIKLAVSKPAEKIKQEAYVCYETQKMTIIKDIFKAGDLKRVIVFSGSKFKVKQLAASLQQIGVNCGAMHSDLEQAERDDVMFKFKSGQYDVLVATDIVARGIDIDDIEMVINYDVPHDTEDYVHRIGRTARANRDGRAITFVSEEDQYWFQQIEKFLEKVVDKMPLPEGCGEGPEYIKLNKPKKKGANGRNNRHGNGGNGEGGKNSAKNRRQKDRDQTSHKRKPNKPNERQEKAPRNNEQQPQQGNRQQNAKQQPQQGNRQQNAKQQPQQGNRQQNAKQQNRKPAQPGEQPKNSNSQKRRNNSNNSNQQRPGTENNVRPGSNGRGRGVAQKKGDKPAARKHTPIVNPQKKENAVKTFIKRIFGFKK, from the coding sequence ATGTATTTCGACGAATTAGATTTAAATGACAACGTGCTCGACGCATTATACGACATGCGCTTCGACACATGCACTCCAGTACAGGAAAAGTGCATTCCAGAGATATTAGAAGGTCACGATGTCTTGGGTGTAGCCCAGACCGGAACCGGCAAAACCGCAGCCTATCTGCTGCCAGTATTGAGCAAGCTCGATGACGGCGGTTATCCGAAAGACGCCATCAACTGCGTCATCATGTCACCAACCCGCGAGCTCGCCCAGCAGATAGACCAGGCGATGCAAGGCTTCGGCTATTACCTGCAGGGCGTGAGCAGCGTAGCCGTATACGGCGGCAACGACGGCAACCGTTACGATCAGGAGTTGCGCAGCCTCCGCATGGGCGCCGATGTAGTCATCGCCACCCCGGGCCGCCTCATCTCCCATATCTCTCTGGGCAATGTAGACCTCAGCAAGGTAAGCTTCTTCATTCTCGACGAGGCCGACCGCATGCTCGACATGGGTTTCTCTGACGACATCAAGACCATCGCGGCAAAACTGCCAAAGACCTGCCAGACCATCATGTTCTCGGCAACCATGCCTGAGAAGATAGAAGAACTGGCTAAGACCCTGCTCAAGAATCCGGTAGAAATCAAACTTGCCGTCAGCAAGCCAGCCGAGAAAATCAAGCAGGAAGCATACGTATGCTACGAAACCCAGAAGATGACCATCATCAAGGACATCTTCAAGGCGGGCGACCTGAAGCGCGTCATCGTCTTCAGCGGCAGCAAATTCAAGGTGAAGCAACTCGCAGCTTCCCTCCAGCAGATTGGAGTAAACTGCGGAGCCATGCACAGCGACCTGGAACAGGCTGAACGCGATGATGTGATGTTCAAGTTCAAGAGCGGACAGTATGATGTTCTCGTAGCTACCGACATTGTGGCGCGCGGAATCGACATCGATGATATTGAGATGGTCATCAATTACGATGTTCCTCACGATACAGAAGATTACGTTCACCGCATCGGCCGTACAGCCCGTGCCAACCGCGATGGTAGAGCCATCACCTTCGTGAGCGAAGAAGACCAGTACTGGTTCCAGCAGATAGAGAAGTTCCTGGAGAAGGTGGTAGACAAGATGCCTCTCCCTGAGGGATGCGGCGAAGGTCCTGAATACATCAAGCTCAACAAGCCGAAGAAGAAAGGCGCAAACGGAAGAAACAACAGACACGGTAACGGCGGAAACGGCGAGGGCGGAAAGAACAGCGCCAAGAACCGCCGACAGAAAGACCGCGACCAGACTTCTCACAAGCGCAAGCCAAACAAGCCAAACGAGCGTCAGGAAAAAGCACCACGCAACAACGAGCAGCAGCCACAGCAGGGTAACAGGCAGCAGAACGCAAAGCAGCAGCCTCAGCAGGGCAACAGGCAGCAGAACGCAAAGCAGCAGCCTCAGCAGGGCAACAGGCAGCAGAACGCAAAGCAGCAGAACAGAAAGCCAGCCCAGCCAGGCGAGCAGCCAAAAAACAGCAACAGCCAGAAGCGCCGCAATAACAGCAATAACAGCAACCAGCAGCGCCCAGGCACCGAGAACAATGTTCGCCCGGGCAGCAACGGCCGTGGCAGAGGCGTAGCCCAGAAAAAGGGCGACAAGCCGGCTGCACGCAAGCACACCCCTATCGTAAATCCACAGAAGAAAGAAAACGCTGTGAAGACATTCATCAAGCGCATCTTCGGATTCAAGAAATAG
- a CDS encoding ComEC/Rec2 family competence protein, with amino-acid sequence MMKELPLTPLMTISLTLTIGIIIAKWGYDDFNMRFWLIISIISCALGSIIFFLTEFLSPKAYFSRSHQFLIFSQCVMIHLCILSLGAFLTCKQIADSQTSTQLKNWQELSYLTRAKINTERYKSNIESKLVSLHLKQQDYAVIAAMALGDKSALDSNTRNSYSISGASHILAVSGLHIGIIFQLFIFLLGGRKYSVYTIILSLISIWTYVFLIGLPASAVRAAIMLSAYSLSLAFHRTGLPLNTLASAYIFMLFISPLYLFELSFQLSFLAVASILLFFTPLYTLLPIRSRFIRWAWGLLCVSLAAQVGTLPVIVYTFGRISCYSLLTNYIAIPAATIILYLGAALILFSPLTLWAPIAPVVAPLISLTSGALTSITQFLNTAIKLISMLPGASIENVRISLPQVIGLYAIILLIYALWRRIDKQKSSECKIP; translated from the coding sequence ATGATGAAAGAGCTACCCCTCACCCCGCTCATGACCATCAGCCTCACACTGACGATCGGAATCATCATAGCCAAATGGGGCTATGATGATTTCAACATGCGCTTCTGGCTCATCATCTCCATCATTTCATGCGCCCTTGGCAGCATCATCTTTTTCCTTACTGAGTTCTTAAGCCCAAAAGCTTACTTCAGCAGGAGCCACCAGTTTCTCATCTTCTCCCAATGCGTGATGATTCATTTATGCATCCTGAGCCTTGGGGCTTTTCTTACCTGTAAGCAAATAGCTGATTCCCAAACCTCTACACAACTGAAGAACTGGCAGGAACTGTCTTACCTCACACGGGCAAAAATCAATACCGAACGCTATAAAAGCAATATTGAAAGCAAACTGGTTTCCCTTCACTTAAAACAGCAAGACTATGCAGTCATCGCAGCCATGGCGCTGGGCGACAAGAGCGCACTCGACTCGAACACCCGAAACAGTTACTCCATTTCCGGAGCCAGTCACATCCTGGCAGTAAGCGGACTTCATATAGGCATAATCTTCCAGCTTTTCATCTTTCTGCTAGGCGGCAGAAAGTACTCAGTTTACACCATCATCCTGTCCCTCATCTCCATCTGGACCTACGTTTTTCTCATAGGATTACCGGCAAGTGCAGTCCGTGCAGCCATCATGCTTTCAGCCTACAGCTTAAGTTTAGCATTCCATCGTACCGGTCTGCCGCTCAACACCTTAGCCTCAGCTTATATATTTATGCTTTTCATCAGTCCGCTCTATCTTTTCGAGTTGAGTTTCCAGCTTTCGTTCCTGGCAGTAGCCTCCATTCTGCTGTTCTTCACACCCCTTTACACCCTCCTCCCCATCCGCAGCCGTTTCATCCGTTGGGCATGGGGACTCCTTTGCGTTTCGCTGGCAGCCCAGGTAGGAACCCTTCCGGTCATCGTCTACACCTTCGGCAGAATATCGTGCTATTCACTTCTCACCAATTACATCGCCATTCCCGCAGCAACCATCATCCTATATCTTGGAGCAGCCTTAATCCTGTTCTCCCCACTCACGTTATGGGCGCCCATAGCACCGGTTGTCGCCCCACTCATCAGCCTTACATCAGGCGCCCTGACCAGCATCACCCAGTTTTTGAATACAGCCATAAAACTGATCAGCATGCTGCCTGGAGCAAGCATCGAAAACGTAAGAATCAGTCTGCCTCAGGTAATCGGTCTCTACGCTATCATCCTGCTCATTTATGCCCTATGGCGCAGGATAGATAAACAGAAGTCGTCAGAATGCAAGATTCCCTAA
- a CDS encoding NADP-specific glutamate dehydrogenase has translation MKASEVIANLQRRFPNEPEYIQAVSQVLGTIEEEYNKHPEFEKANLIERLCIPDRIIQFRVSWVDDKGNVQTNMGYRVQHNNAIGPYKGGLRYHKSVNLGILKFLAFEQTFKNSLTTLPMGGAKGGSDFSPRGKSNNEVMRFCQAFMTELYRHMGPDEDVPAGDIGVGGREVGYLFGMYKKLTHQFQGVLTGKGQEFGGSLIRPEATGYGNVYFLCNMLATKGIDIKGKTVLVSGSGNVAQYTMEKLLQLGAKPVTCSDSDGYIYDPDGIDREKLDYIMELKNVERGRIKEYAEKYGVKYVAGAKPWFEKADIALPSATQNEINEEAAKALIANGVIAVSEGANMPSTPEAIKVFQDAKILYSPGKAANAGGVAVSGLEMSQNSERLKWSREEVDAKLHDIMNDIHANCVKYGTEPDGYVNYVKGANVAGFLKVAKAMMAQGIV, from the coding sequence ATGAAAGCATCTGAAGTAATCGCGAATCTCCAAAGAAGATTCCCAAATGAGCCTGAGTACATTCAGGCAGTTAGTCAGGTTCTCGGTACTATCGAGGAAGAGTACAACAAGCACCCAGAGTTTGAGAAGGCAAACCTCATCGAGCGTCTCTGCATTCCAGACCGCATCATCCAGTTCCGCGTATCTTGGGTAGATGATAAGGGCAACGTACAGACTAACATGGGTTACCGCGTACAGCACAACAACGCGATTGGCCCTTACAAGGGAGGTCTTCGCTACCACAAGTCAGTAAACTTGGGTATTTTGAAGTTCTTGGCTTTCGAGCAGACATTCAAGAACTCTCTTACTACTCTCCCAATGGGTGGTGCTAAGGGTGGTTCCGACTTCTCTCCACGTGGCAAGAGCAACAACGAGGTAATGCGTTTCTGCCAGGCTTTCATGACAGAGCTTTATCGTCACATGGGTCCAGACGAGGATGTTCCAGCTGGTGACATCGGTGTAGGTGGCCGTGAGGTAGGTTACCTCTTCGGAATGTACAAGAAGTTGACACACCAGTTCCAGGGCGTCTTGACCGGTAAGGGTCAGGAGTTCGGCGGTTCATTGATCCGTCCTGAGGCTACAGGTTACGGTAACGTATACTTCCTCTGCAACATGCTCGCTACCAAGGGTATTGACATCAAGGGCAAGACTGTTTTGGTTTCAGGTTCAGGTAATGTAGCCCAGTACACTATGGAGAAGTTGCTCCAGTTGGGTGCTAAGCCAGTTACATGTTCAGATTCTGACGGTTACATCTACGACCCAGACGGAATCGACCGCGAGAAGCTCGATTACATCATGGAGCTCAAGAACGTAGAGCGTGGCCGTATCAAGGAATATGCAGAGAAGTATGGTGTAAAATATGTTGCAGGTGCTAAGCCTTGGTTTGAGAAGGCAGACATCGCTCTCCCATCAGCTACTCAGAACGAAATCAACGAGGAGGCAGCCAAGGCTCTCATCGCCAACGGTGTAATCGCAGTAAGCGAGGGTGCTAACATGCCTTCTACTCCAGAGGCTATCAAGGTATTCCAGGATGCTAAGATTCTCTACTCTCCAGGTAAGGCAGCCAACGCAGGTGGTGTTGCAGTATCAGGTCTTGAGATGAGCCAGAACTCAGAGCGTCTGAAGTGGTCTCGTGAGGAGGTTGATGCTAAGCTCCACGACATCATGAACGATATTCACGCTAACTGCGTGAAGTATGGTACTGAGCCAGACGGTTACGTAAATTACGTAAAGGGTGCAAACGTAGCCGGCTTCCTGAAGGTAGCTAAGGCTATGATGGCTCAGGGCATTGTATAA
- a CDS encoding N-acetylmuramoyl-L-alanine amidase, with amino-acid sequence MRKIKEIIIHCSATKEGRNFTVADIDRWHRERGMRCIGYHFVIYRDGSIHVGRAIEEVGAHCKGHNSISIGVCYIGGLSKKGKPKDTRTRDQKAAMRSLIEQLKEEYPLATIHGHNEFANKACPCFDVKKEWGKE; translated from the coding sequence ATGCGTAAGATAAAGGAAATCATCATTCATTGCAGTGCGACCAAGGAAGGTCGCAACTTTACCGTAGCGGATATTGACCGCTGGCACCGGGAGCGCGGAATGCGCTGCATAGGTTATCATTTCGTGATTTATCGTGATGGCAGCATTCATGTAGGCCGTGCGATAGAGGAGGTTGGCGCCCATTGCAAGGGCCATAATTCCATCAGTATAGGCGTCTGCTACATCGGCGGCTTATCAAAGAAAGGTAAGCCGAAGGATACAAGAACCCGAGACCAGAAAGCGGCAATGCGCTCGCTCATCGAGCAGCTGAAGGAGGAATATCCATTAGCCACGATTCATGGTCATAATGAATTTGCCAACAAAGCCTGTCCCTGCTTTGATGTAAAGAAGGAGTGGGGGAAGGAGTAA
- a CDS encoding DUF5675 family protein has protein sequence MNINIFRRRFTPWSVDGTMVIGGKIFCDTLERPNRHLPAGRYKISLIPTKQKKVSETKKKNKYERGKYEIVIKPVILLRSNYVPRTVRRRARFVPGNGPLRLRNKSIILGKSHYTGIVTQSEKCYNEFCQLLDEEFKRMKKKHLPCRINLFIRDWGVDEIPLNYLLIFQ, from the coding sequence ATGAACATCAATATATTCCGCCGTCGCTTCACTCCATGGAGTGTGGATGGCACAATGGTTATAGGTGGCAAGATTTTCTGCGACACCTTAGAACGTCCTAACCGTCATTTGCCAGCAGGACGTTATAAGATTTCTCTCATTCCTACCAAGCAAAAGAAGGTGTCGGAGACAAAGAAGAAAAATAAGTATGAAAGAGGAAAATATGAAATTGTTATCAAGCCTGTTATTCTGTTAAGATCCAATTACGTGCCTCGTACTGTTAGGCGCAGAGCTCGCTTCGTGCCTGGCAACGGTCCGCTACGTCTGAGAAACAAGAGTATCATTCTGGGCAAGTCTCATTATACCGGAATCGTTACGCAATCAGAAAAATGCTATAATGAATTTTGCCAGTTGTTGGATGAGGAATTCAAGAGGATGAAGAAAAAGCATCTACCGTGCAGAATCAATCTGTTTATCAGGGATTGGGGTGTTGACGAAATCCCCCTTAATTATCTGCTTATTTTTCAATAA
- a CDS encoding YfjI family protein translates to MSCYLIKVENGHKVARSITSEEEYKQLRGSNEQKANLRLARAGNDAAKRRLVQFNYSGHYPQGVVKGMKLPSGAFGFDMDEPEAFAKAAKLLLKEPDKYGLLMLERSARQGGHAVFEREKGKTVLENQVRIATMLKCEMDTSAHDINRVYFTTTSDGEDLLFLSPRLFKDEYDEAAVAAEGKVLEERERYGNEELPEGAHKANKHYEPWKEEIKKNPQGSFKSQELKNSRISTSAASASAASTSATSTTSAAQDNYLGIPYGEIIKKWWQLYNDGQEPMRSNRNTLTFELAVNLRHICGFDRNLLAQIIPCYDGFPEQEKMVCINSALNEKITQMPKRLKDVLSAIRQERMKQGNAGGGSVADNEALVNALDEANAKDDLFYYNALPKLPQGIRDSISAVGPALALPVITAICPAIGMLATGVKVSVHGKMNSLNLISYIAGDFASGKGSIDPVIDAWTSEVKEMDKMYLQKEDEWRAKKRAAKNKKEQPEEPKLPVRCLTLNNTVANLAERLANTEGKHAFSFTPEADTVAQKWKSAMSDFSVMLRQAYDGTSYEREARSADAVNVHIDRLLWNVVMCGTPDALYRVVSNYTDGFQSRIIVAKTPDNTFTPLSDNMYVMNERQRDRIIQIAHLLPLLTGEVVLPKLEDKGREWLEQIRLETMKNDDKVKARQRFRICPTTMRMMTCIMLCKVLETLIQKHGFNGAEKQLKESPDLWKGMLVKTQTPTMLEAFNILADYQLDNALYFFRSRIEDAFSSKNYCSQSPYDRTHRGKNDSIFERLDVTFTFEQAEQQSVAVKGATATHETVRQMLKNWKRQGLISILPDKRYQKVTSII, encoded by the coding sequence ATGAGTTGTTATTTAATAAAGGTGGAGAATGGGCACAAGGTTGCCCGCTCCATCACTTCGGAAGAGGAGTATAAGCAGCTGCGTGGAAGCAACGAGCAGAAGGCGAATCTTCGCCTGGCTCGTGCCGGAAACGATGCTGCGAAACGGAGACTGGTGCAGTTTAATTACTCCGGCCATTATCCGCAAGGGGTGGTGAAGGGAATGAAACTGCCAAGCGGTGCTTTCGGGTTTGATATGGATGAGCCGGAGGCTTTTGCCAAGGCTGCCAAGCTGCTGCTGAAAGAACCGGATAAGTACGGACTTCTGATGCTGGAACGCAGCGCACGACAAGGCGGACATGCGGTTTTTGAACGCGAAAAGGGCAAGACGGTTCTGGAGAATCAGGTGAGGATTGCTACGATGCTCAAGTGCGAAATGGATACTTCGGCTCACGATATTAATCGGGTTTACTTCACTACCACATCGGATGGCGAAGATCTGCTATTCCTTTCGCCACGACTCTTCAAGGATGAATATGATGAGGCTGCCGTGGCTGCTGAAGGGAAAGTGCTGGAAGAGCGTGAAAGATACGGAAACGAGGAACTGCCGGAAGGGGCGCACAAAGCGAACAAGCATTATGAGCCTTGGAAGGAAGAAATCAAGAAGAATCCTCAGGGGAGCTTTAAGAGTCAAGAATTAAAGAATTCGAGAATTTCTACTTCTGCTGCTTCTGCCTCTGCTGCGTCAACTTCTGCTACTTCAACTACTTCTGCTGCTCAGGACAATTATCTCGGGATTCCTTATGGGGAAATCATTAAGAAGTGGTGGCAATTGTATAATGATGGGCAGGAGCCGATGCGCTCCAACCGCAATACGCTGACCTTTGAGCTGGCTGTGAACCTGCGCCACATCTGTGGTTTTGACCGCAATCTGCTGGCTCAGATTATTCCCTGCTACGATGGGTTTCCCGAACAGGAAAAGATGGTTTGCATCAACTCGGCATTGAACGAGAAAATCACGCAAATGCCTAAGCGACTGAAGGATGTGCTCTCTGCCATCCGTCAGGAACGAATGAAGCAAGGAAATGCGGGTGGTGGTTCGGTGGCTGACAATGAGGCGCTGGTAAATGCGCTGGACGAGGCTAACGCCAAGGATGATCTGTTCTATTATAATGCGCTGCCTAAGTTGCCGCAAGGCATTCGGGATTCCATCAGCGCAGTGGGTCCGGCACTGGCACTGCCTGTAATCACAGCCATCTGTCCTGCCATCGGAATGCTCGCAACGGGCGTGAAGGTTTCCGTTCACGGCAAGATGAACTCGCTGAACCTCATCTCCTACATCGCCGGAGATTTTGCATCTGGCAAGGGTAGTATTGACCCCGTGATTGACGCATGGACTTCGGAAGTGAAGGAAATGGACAAAATGTATCTGCAGAAGGAGGATGAATGGCGAGCCAAGAAACGTGCAGCCAAGAACAAGAAGGAGCAGCCGGAAGAGCCGAAACTGCCTGTAAGATGCTTGACACTGAACAATACGGTGGCAAATCTTGCTGAAAGACTGGCGAATACCGAAGGCAAACACGCCTTCTCGTTTACTCCGGAAGCTGACACCGTAGCGCAGAAGTGGAAATCGGCAATGAGCGACTTTTCAGTCATGTTGAGACAGGCTTACGACGGAACAAGCTATGAGCGTGAAGCAAGAAGTGCAGATGCAGTGAATGTTCATATAGACAGACTGTTATGGAACGTGGTGATGTGTGGAACGCCTGATGCGCTCTATCGAGTGGTAAGCAATTATACAGATGGTTTCCAGAGCCGTATAATCGTGGCAAAAACGCCCGATAATACCTTCACTCCACTTTCTGACAACATGTATGTAATGAACGAACGCCAGCGCGACCGCATCATTCAGATTGCTCATCTTCTGCCTTTGCTGACCGGTGAGGTGGTTCTGCCCAAGCTGGAGGATAAAGGTAGGGAATGGCTGGAACAGATCAGACTGGAGACGATGAAAAATGACGACAAGGTGAAAGCCCGCCAGCGTTTCCGTATCTGTCCAACCACCATGAGAATGATGACCTGCATCATGCTCTGCAAGGTTCTGGAAACGCTGATTCAGAAGCATGGATTCAATGGAGCCGAGAAACAGCTGAAGGAGTCACCTGATTTGTGGAAGGGAATGCTCGTAAAGACGCAGACACCAACCATGCTCGAAGCCTTCAATATCCTGGCAGATTATCAGTTGGACAATGCACTCTACTTCTTCCGTAGTCGCATAGAGGATGCGTTCTCATCCAAGAATTATTGCAGTCAGTCGCCCTACGATCGTACACATAGAGGTAAGAATGATTCCATCTTCGAACGTCTTGACGTAACTTTCACCTTTGAGCAGGCAGAGCAGCAGAGTGTTGCCGTAAAGGGCGCAACTGCTACCCATGAGACGGTAAGGCAGATGCTGAAGAATTGGAAGCGTCAAGGTTTGATCAGTATTTTACCAGACAAGCGTTATCAGAAAGTTACTTCTATCATATAA
- a CDS encoding DUF3127 domain-containing protein, which produces MYTQIMRVVQQGETFAVQSQKSENGQMMKCNIVLQEMGGKYENQYAAAMLGNMAQCKYAPGELVAVTLRFTTHEHNGQVYQDILVTDIEKVKG; this is translated from the coding sequence ATGTATACTCAGATTATGAGAGTGGTGCAGCAGGGCGAGACCTTCGCTGTGCAGAGTCAGAAAAGTGAGAACGGCCAGATGATGAAATGCAACATCGTTCTCCAGGAGATGGGCGGCAAGTATGAGAACCAGTACGCTGCGGCAATGCTCGGCAATATGGCGCAATGTAAGTATGCTCCGGGTGAACTGGTGGCTGTTACGCTCCGCTTTACAACCCATGAGCACAATGGTCAGGTTTATCAGGATATTCTGGTTACGGACATTGAAAAGGTAAAAGGGTAA